The genomic segment AACTCCAATGTAATCCTGAAGGAATGACTGTTGTTGGGGGGCAGTATCTTTCTTTACTTTATGACTTTCATACACAAGATATTGAAAATAAGTTAAATGAGCTGAGTATTCAATCAGGTTATTGGATTTTAGTTACTACGATGTTTGAATCTCGTGCTAATGAAGAATATCAGTCCGATTTTTCACAATTGAAGATGCATCACCAGCAAGTTCAAAAGCTTAATGAATTGATGAAAAAGGCGCGAGTATTGGTCGCAGAGTATCAAAAGAAAATGAAACAACCTTTAACATATCTAAAGTATGCAAATGCAAAGTTATGGCAAAAGGCTTTTGATAAAGAACGCATTCTTATGCGTTGGCAATTTAATCTGCCAAGTGACTCCAATGTAAAAGCAGGATTAATGTCACTTTTTAATAAATTTAAAACGAGGTTATCAGGTAAAGAACGTCACTTTAAGGATGTTCAACATATTCTATTGGAATGTGAGAAACCTCAAAGTGTTTCTTTGGATGTTGTATTGATTTTTGATAGTGCTGAATTAGCGGAAAATCAAAATAAGCTGAGTGAGCATGTTGTGGAACTATGGACAAAAACTGTAGAAGCTGAAATGAAAAAGTCAGGAGGCCAAGTGAATTTTGGTCAGCTTGAAGATTTAGCACATAGTATTAGCTTGATTCCAAAACATGAACAATTGGGAGTGAAATATCTATTTATTAAAAATAGCAAGATGGCTAATGATAAATTAGTGATTTCTGATCTTATTCCATTTTTTATTTCGCAGGCTATTTTTTTACAGGATGTTTCATCTAACCAAACATACAAACTCAGCATGAGTCAATCTCTAACAAACTTGTTTGTTAAAAAAGAGTCTGTCAGCAAGAGAGCTTTAAAATCCACTATTAAAAAAAAGCCATTGGAAATGGAAGCACATATAACACAACCAAGCTGAACGATCGACGAATCAGTGGCCTAACTTTAGCTTGACTCAACCACCTCCATATAGCCCGTAATATGGGGGTGTTTAAAAAAATACCCATGTCTACATAGGACTATTGAAGCACTTTTCAGGCATTTCTTATTCGGTAATTTATATTATAAATAAATTATAGGATTACCAATAGTTTACTGAAAGAGTCCTAAACATCAATCTAGCGATATCTTAATTTTAATAAATTATACAATTTCAACTGCATTAACTAATGACAGTGGACACGCATGATCTACATCTAATTGGATTAATCATATATTTATTCTGGCTTTCATTCCAAACTCATAAGAGTAAGTGAGTTCAATAGCTGACCGATATTCTTACAACAAGATAAAAGATAGCTTTCAAAATAAAAAAATACATAAGTGACTGATGAGATGAACCAAACAAAGGAAATTCACACAATGACATCTCAAATACCAAATCAACCACTTTCAGAAAGCCAAATTCTATTGGATATTGAAAAATTCACACAAGAAATTATTAGTTCTGGACTTTATTGCGAACAATTGATGTACTTCAAATACCTCTTGGAGCAATTTGATCTTATCTATGATATAGATTTGTTTTACTGCGATTACCTACAAGCATTCATCAAGCTGAAATTAATACTAGATGGGATGCGCTATAGTCCTTTTCCCCCTATAGGATCAGATTATCAAATAGCGGGTAACTATGACTTTGTACTTTCACTGACACCTGAACAATTACAGGAACTACTGCAACAGGCTCAGCTTTGTAAGAGCAGTATCTATACAGATATTCAGCAGTTTCAGTTACAGGAAGTTGATAATGCAAAAAGTCTTGCAGAATATCTCACGAAACTTTTTAAGCATTATTCGCGGATACTAGTGGTACGGGTGGACTTGAAGTATACAAAAGAAGCTCAGACAGACATCAATATTAAACAGTTTTATCAGCATTTTGAGAAGATGCGAAATCGCATATCAAATCAAGATACCTGTTTTGAAAATCTACATGGTTATGCTTGGGCAATGGAGCAAGGCACAGAAAATGGCGGTTATCACGTACATTTGCTATTGATCTATAGTGCGGATAAACATCGTAGAGGTTCATATCTGGCACAGCAAGTTGGTGAGAAGTGGATTGAGCTGACTAACCAACAAGGGACTTATTACAATCTGCATAATAAAGCGTATATCAATCAATTGATAATGCAGGGTAATGAGATAGGCATCGGCACACTGTCACGGGAGGTAGAAGGCGATTTGGAGAAATTACTCAAAGTTGGCTTGTATCTCACAAAGGAAACTAAAGAAAGCCAGAGGTTGAGGGTAAAGACTACTAAGGGTATGCAAACTTTTGGTCATGGACAATTTGAAATAGACAGCAGACGAGGGATCAAAAAAGGCTAAACACAGCACTTTTGATTTATACATTATTACTTAAAAAAGCTGTCTTGCATAAAACTAGAAAGTTAGTGTGTAAATGCATCATGCAACTACTGCTAGGTGATAGCTATGTAGCTAGTGTCATGGAATCTAAATTTCTTAGGACTGATTGAAATATATTTCAGTTATATAACACTAATATGAATCAATCAGGAATTGGATTTATCAAGCGATGAGTCCGTTCTAATTACATCAATCAAATAGAAGACTGCTCGATTTCATTCCTATGATAAAGGGAGTGAGATTGAGCAGTCTTTTTTGTTTATTAAGGACAATTATCATGGCACATCAAATTGAACAAATGGCATATGTTGGTGAAACCCCATGGCATGGTTTAGGCAATCAGCTTACTCAAAATCAGCCAATTGAAGTATGGGCGAAGCAAGCAGGAATGGATT from the Acinetobacter sp. YWS30-1 genome contains:
- a CDS encoding YagK/YfjJ domain-containing protein, encoding MTSQIPNQPLSESQILLDIEKFTQEIISSGLYCEQLMYFKYLLEQFDLIYDIDLFYCDYLQAFIKLKLILDGMRYSPFPPIGSDYQIAGNYDFVLSLTPEQLQELLQQAQLCKSSIYTDIQQFQLQEVDNAKSLAEYLTKLFKHYSRILVVRVDLKYTKEAQTDINIKQFYQHFEKMRNRISNQDTCFENLHGYAWAMEQGTENGGYHVHLLLIYSADKHRRGSYLAQQVGEKWIELTNQQGTYYNLHNKAYINQLIMQGNEIGIGTLSREVEGDLEKLLKVGLYLTKETKESQRLRVKTTKGMQTFGHGQFEIDSRRGIKKG